A genomic window from Flavobacterium azooxidireducens includes:
- a CDS encoding IS110 family RNA-guided transposase, translating into MKNIIIGIDISKKTLDICIKDEKVSYFTIENKVQSIKRFFKIYSTSYPIVAMENTGKYNWNLLQVLESHNFKVYIISPLHLKKSMGLTRGKNDKVDALRICNFIEKNHQEITQWKPSSLTIRKIKVLLTERAARIKMRKQLTSQQDDYKLMKGINMDKELLKLNLQLVKSIDIQIKNIEKSIEEVISSESDLKNNYQLMKSVPGVGKVLSWIILAKTEGFTTITDPRKMACYSGVVPFDFQSGTSIKRRSGVSRLADKTVKSVLHLGAMSAIRNDNDLRNYYLRKVEEGKNKMSVRNAVRNKIIHRVFAVIKNQIPYQKNLVLS; encoded by the coding sequence ATGAAAAACATTATTATTGGCATTGACATCAGTAAGAAGACTTTAGACATTTGTATCAAAGATGAAAAAGTTTCCTATTTTACTATTGAAAACAAAGTACAGAGTATTAAGCGTTTTTTTAAAATTTATTCTACTAGCTATCCTATTGTAGCTATGGAAAATACGGGTAAATATAATTGGAATTTGTTGCAGGTCTTGGAATCTCACAACTTTAAAGTTTATATCATATCACCCTTACACTTAAAGAAGAGTATGGGCCTTACAAGAGGAAAAAATGACAAGGTTGATGCACTTCGAATTTGTAATTTTATCGAGAAGAACCATCAAGAAATTACACAATGGAAACCTTCATCCTTGACAATCAGAAAAATTAAAGTACTGCTTACAGAAAGAGCAGCAAGAATAAAAATGAGAAAACAATTGACGAGCCAGCAGGATGACTACAAACTGATGAAAGGAATTAATATGGACAAGGAATTGCTGAAATTAAATTTGCAACTTGTTAAGAGTATTGATATTCAAATTAAAAACATAGAAAAAAGTATAGAAGAAGTTATCTCTAGTGAATCAGATTTAAAAAATAATTATCAATTGATGAAGTCTGTTCCTGGTGTAGGTAAAGTGCTCTCGTGGATTATTTTGGCAAAAACGGAAGGGTTTACAACTATAACAGATCCAAGGAAAATGGCCTGTTATAGCGGAGTTGTTCCTTTTGATTTTCAGTCAGGCACATCAATAAAGCGAAGATCCGGAGTGTCAAGGCTTGCTGATAAAACAGTTAAAAGTGTCTTGCATCTAGGAGCGATGAGTGCTATTAGGAATGATAATGACTTAAGAAATTATTATCTTCGAAAAGTAGAAGAAGGTAAAAATAAAATGAGCGTTAGAAATGCAGTTAGAAACAAAATAATACATCGGGTTTTTGCAGTAATTAAAAACCAAATTCCTTATCAAAAAAATTTGGTTTTATCATAG
- the rsmG gene encoding 16S rRNA (guanine(527)-N(7))-methyltransferase RsmG, with product MEEILKYFPNITENQVVQFQKLGELYPEWNAKINVISRKDIDELYVKHVLHSLGIAKVMEFQPKSTVLDVGTGGGFPGIPLAILFPETRFYLIDVIAKKIKVVNEVATALGLKNVKAEQLRAENVKGDFDFIVSRAVTNMPDFVSWIKDKIKKQNNHELKNGILYLKGGDLTEELKDFPKATEFNLADYFSEEFFETKKVVHLPLKFKV from the coding sequence ATGGAAGAAATTTTGAAGTATTTTCCTAACATTACTGAAAATCAGGTTGTTCAGTTTCAAAAATTAGGCGAATTGTATCCCGAATGGAATGCCAAAATCAACGTAATTTCCCGAAAGGATATTGATGAATTGTATGTGAAACACGTTTTACATTCATTAGGAATTGCCAAAGTGATGGAATTTCAACCGAAATCGACTGTTTTGGATGTGGGAACCGGCGGTGGTTTTCCCGGAATTCCGTTAGCGATTTTGTTTCCGGAAACTCGTTTTTATTTGATTGATGTAATTGCCAAAAAAATAAAAGTGGTTAATGAAGTGGCTACTGCGTTAGGTTTAAAGAATGTAAAAGCAGAACAATTGCGTGCCGAAAATGTCAAAGGTGATTTTGATTTTATCGTTAGTAGAGCAGTCACAAATATGCCGGATTTTGTTTCTTGGATAAAAGACAAAATTAAAAAACAAAACAACCACGAACTTAAAAATGGTATTTTGTATTTAAAAGGTGGCGATTTAACAGAAGAATTGAAAGATTTTCCAAAAGCAACGGAATTTAATTTAGCCGATTATTTTTCGGAAGAGTTTTTTGAAACGAAGAAAGTGGTGCATTTGCCGTTGAAGTTTAAAGTGTAA
- a CDS encoding fatty acid desaturase family protein: MNTTIPTFSKDDNLKFFRTLNSRVNNYFKENNIQKTGNWKLHLKTIVMFTIFLTPYFFLLAMDMPFWTYLLLNVVIGVGMAGVGMNVMHDGNHGSYSNKPWLNKIMGGSIYILAGNVYNWQVQHNVLHHTYTNIVGHDEDLDAGRVIRFSKQSEWRYFHKFQHYYSVFLYGLLTFNWAITTDFKQMRAYLKRKLSYGEPKSPKILWTTLIITKVIYFSIWLVLPMVMGITWWKVILGFAVMHYTAGLILSIVFQLAHVVDETTNPVPNEVGEIENTWAIHQLFTTANFAPKNWIVNWYTGGLNHQIEHHIFPHISHVHYGKIADIVRETAKECDLPYHEFKTMRAAVIAHFKHLKELGQEPQMA; encoded by the coding sequence ATGAATACCACAATTCCAACATTCTCTAAAGACGACAATCTAAAGTTTTTTAGAACGCTTAATAGTCGAGTGAACAACTACTTCAAAGAAAATAACATACAAAAAACCGGAAATTGGAAACTTCACTTGAAAACAATCGTGATGTTTACTATCTTTTTAACTCCTTACTTCTTCCTTTTGGCTATGGATATGCCATTTTGGACGTATCTATTACTTAACGTCGTAATTGGTGTTGGAATGGCTGGCGTTGGAATGAACGTAATGCACGATGGAAATCACGGTTCGTATTCTAACAAACCTTGGTTGAACAAAATTATGGGTGGAAGCATTTATATTCTAGCCGGAAATGTGTACAATTGGCAAGTACAACACAATGTTTTACATCATACTTATACCAATATAGTTGGTCACGACGAAGATTTAGATGCTGGTAGAGTTATCCGTTTTTCAAAACAATCAGAATGGAGATATTTTCATAAATTTCAACATTATTACTCTGTTTTCTTATATGGTTTGTTGACATTCAATTGGGCAATCACTACCGATTTCAAACAAATGAGAGCCTATTTAAAACGTAAATTATCATATGGTGAACCTAAAAGTCCTAAAATTCTTTGGACAACATTAATCATTACTAAAGTAATTTATTTCTCAATTTGGTTAGTATTACCAATGGTTATGGGAATCACTTGGTGGAAAGTTATTCTTGGTTTTGCAGTAATGCATTATACAGCCGGTTTAATTTTAAGCATCGTTTTCCAATTAGCTCACGTTGTTGATGAAACCACAAATCCGGTTCCAAACGAAGTTGGTGAAATCGAAAATACCTGGGCAATTCACCAATTGTTCACGACTGCCAATTTTGCTCCTAAAAACTGGATAGTAAACTGGTACACCGGTGGTTTAAATCACCAAATCGAACACCATATTTTCCCTCATATCAGTCACGTTCACTACGGTAAAATTGCTGATATTGTGAGAGAAACTGCCAAAGAATGTGATCTGCCTTATCACGAATTCAAAACGATGAGAGCTGCAGTTATCGCTCACTTCAAACATTTGAAAGAGTTGGGTCAAGAACCTCAAATGGCATAA
- a CDS encoding pyridoxal phosphate-dependent aminotransferase, producing MNSLSDRINNLSTSQTLAMAALARELKAQGKDIISLSLGEPDFNTPDFIKEAAKKAIDENYSTYSPVDGYAELKEAICRKFKRDNNLDYKPANIVVSTGAKQSLYNIAQCMLNDGDEVILPAPYWVSYYEIIKMSGGIPVEVPTSVESDFKITAEQLEKAITPKTKMIWYSSPCNPSGSVYSREEFTAIAKVLEKYPNIYVVADEIYEHINFSGTFCSIASVPGMFERTITVNGVAKAFAMTGWRIGYIGAPEFIAKACTKMQGQVTSGANSIAQRATIAAVDADPKVLNYMVEAFHKRRDLVVGLIKEIPGLKINVPEGAFYVFPDVSSFFGKTLRGTLIKDATDFSMYLLAEANVATVTGDAFGNPDCIRFSYATSEELLTEAMRRIKEVLA from the coding sequence ATGAATTCGTTATCGGATAGAATTAACAATTTATCTACTTCTCAAACCTTAGCTATGGCAGCCTTGGCGAGAGAATTAAAAGCTCAAGGAAAAGATATCATCAGTTTAAGTTTAGGCGAACCTGATTTTAACACGCCCGACTTTATTAAAGAAGCGGCAAAAAAAGCAATCGACGAAAATTACAGCACTTATTCGCCTGTTGATGGTTATGCCGAATTAAAAGAAGCCATTTGCCGAAAATTCAAAAGAGATAACAATTTAGATTACAAACCGGCAAACATTGTGGTTTCCACCGGTGCAAAACAATCACTTTACAACATTGCTCAATGTATGTTGAATGATGGTGATGAAGTAATTTTACCCGCTCCATATTGGGTGAGTTATTACGAAATCATCAAAATGTCAGGTGGAATTCCGGTTGAAGTCCCAACTTCAGTAGAAAGTGATTTCAAAATCACCGCCGAACAATTAGAAAAAGCCATCACACCAAAAACCAAAATGATTTGGTACAGCTCGCCTTGCAACCCAAGCGGATCTGTTTATAGCCGTGAAGAATTTACAGCCATTGCCAAAGTGTTGGAAAAGTATCCAAACATTTATGTAGTAGCCGACGAAATCTACGAACACATCAATTTTTCTGGAACTTTTTGCAGTATTGCTTCCGTTCCGGGAATGTTTGAAAGAACCATCACTGTGAATGGTGTCGCCAAAGCATTCGCGATGACAGGATGGAGAATCGGTTACATCGGAGCACCGGAATTTATCGCAAAAGCGTGTACAAAAATGCAAGGTCAAGTCACATCCGGAGCCAATTCTATTGCTCAACGAGCAACGATTGCCGCTGTGGATGCCGACCCAAAAGTGTTGAATTACATGGTGGAAGCTTTCCATAAAAGAAGAGATTTAGTCGTAGGTTTAATCAAAGAAATTCCGGGTCTAAAAATCAACGTTCCAGAAGGTGCATTTTATGTATTTCCGGATGTATCGTCATTCTTCGGAAAAACATTACGCGGAACTTTAATCAAAGATGCAACCGATTTTTCGATGTATTTGCTTGCCGAAGCCAACGTAGCGACCGTAACCGGAGATGCCTTTGGAAACCCTGATTGCATAAGATTTTCCTACGCAACCAGCGAAGAATTACTCACCGAAGCAATGCGAAGAATCAAAGAAGTTTTAGCATAG
- a CDS encoding AAA family ATPase, with translation MEAIGRNREKAVFKRLYEEEKSHFVAVYGRRRIGKTFIIKNYFKTFAFQHTGIANVGMTEQLEAFSNSLQYYSSKKTPQPNNWLEAFEILKKVLVASKKEKKVIFIDELPWLDTPRSNFLSALEHFWNGWAAHRKDILLIVCGSATSWIVKKIFNNKGGLHNRVTHKINLKPFNLAETEEFLQSKNIAFNRYQLVKAYMVFGGVPFYLEGIEKGKSIDQCIDDLLFDESGLLYQEYQNLYQALFSNPENYISVVKALATKNKGLTRDEIVKIAKFKTGGTLSAILNDLELSDFIRVYQPFGKKKRNSLYQLTDAYSLFYHNFLEKNKIKKGYWLHNIDNPKVRAWSGYAFEIVCLQHISEIKKALGISGVYTEISSWISRTEEQNVQIDLVIDRRDQVINLFEIKYSQEDYLITAKYSSELRQKIGVFKRETKTKKAVFLSMLTTYGLKINENSGYVQNDLNMDCLFQE, from the coding sequence ATGGAAGCCATTGGTAGAAATAGAGAAAAAGCAGTATTTAAGAGACTTTATGAGGAAGAAAAGTCTCATTTTGTAGCTGTTTATGGGAGAAGGAGAATTGGAAAAACTTTCATAATCAAAAACTATTTTAAAACTTTTGCATTTCAACATACAGGAATCGCAAATGTAGGAATGACAGAGCAATTAGAAGCTTTCTCAAATTCTTTACAATACTATTCATCAAAAAAAACACCTCAACCAAACAATTGGTTGGAAGCTTTTGAAATTTTGAAAAAAGTTTTAGTAGCGTCAAAAAAAGAAAAAAAAGTAATTTTTATTGATGAATTACCATGGTTAGACACGCCAAGATCAAATTTTCTTTCTGCTTTAGAACATTTTTGGAATGGCTGGGCAGCACACAGAAAAGACATATTATTGATTGTTTGTGGATCCGCCACATCTTGGATTGTTAAAAAAATATTCAATAACAAAGGCGGTTTACATAATCGAGTAACGCACAAAATCAACTTAAAACCATTCAATTTAGCAGAAACAGAAGAATTTCTTCAAAGTAAAAACATCGCATTCAATCGTTATCAACTTGTAAAGGCGTATATGGTTTTTGGTGGTGTTCCTTTTTATTTAGAAGGAATAGAAAAAGGCAAAAGTATTGATCAATGTATTGATGATTTATTATTTGATGAAAGTGGATTGTTATATCAAGAATATCAAAATCTATATCAAGCATTGTTTTCAAATCCTGAAAATTATATAAGTGTTGTAAAAGCATTAGCAACTAAAAACAAGGGTCTAACTCGTGATGAAATTGTCAAAATTGCAAAGTTCAAAACAGGCGGAACTCTAAGTGCTATTTTGAATGATTTGGAACTTTCAGATTTTATTCGAGTTTATCAACCCTTCGGAAAGAAAAAAAGAAATAGTTTATATCAATTAACTGATGCATACAGTTTATTTTACCACAACTTTTTAGAAAAAAATAAAATTAAAAAAGGATATTGGCTTCATAATATTGACAATCCTAAAGTACGTGCTTGGAGTGGATATGCCTTTGAGATAGTATGTTTACAACACATTTCAGAAATTAAAAAAGCATTGGGAATAAGTGGTGTTTACACTGAAATATCTAGTTGGATAAGCCGTACTGAAGAACAAAATGTCCAAATAGATTTAGTAATCGACAGACGCGACCAAGTAATTAACTTATTTGAAATTAAATATTCTCAGGAAGATTATTTGATTACGGCAAAATACAGTAGTGAATTACGGCAAAAAATTGGTGTTTTCAAAAGAGAGACAAAAACAAAAAAAGCTGTATTTTTATCTATGTTAACAACCTATGGTTTAAAAATTAATGAAAACAGTGGTTATGTTCAAAACGATTTGAACATGGATTGTTTATTTCAAGAATAA
- the purT gene encoding formate-dependent phosphoribosylglycinamide formyltransferase, translated as MKKILLLGSGELGKEFVIAAQRIGQTVIAVDSYENAPAMQVAHSFEIINMLDGAELDRIVAKHQPDFIVPEIEAIRTERFYDYEKQGITVVPSAKAANFTMNRKAIRDLAANDLGLRTANYRYATSAEELEKAVSEVGIPCVVKPLMSSSGKGQSTIKSNEDIAKAWNYAVEGSRGDVVEVIVEAFVNFNSEITLLTVTQNNNLPTLFCAPIGHRQERGDYQESWQPANVSEKDILEAQEMARKVTEALGGAGLFGVEFFLTNEGVYFSELSPRPHDTGMVTLAGTQNFNEFELHLRAILSLPIAEITLEKAGASAVILATENSNHPTYSGIEKIAALPKTDFRIFGKPTSRPYRRMGVALVNDSLETQMEDIVENAKTAAKMVSVHS; from the coding sequence ATGAAAAAAATCCTCCTACTCGGTTCCGGAGAACTCGGAAAAGAATTTGTCATCGCTGCACAACGAATTGGCCAAACCGTCATTGCTGTCGATAGTTATGAAAATGCTCCTGCGATGCAAGTGGCTCACAGTTTTGAAATCATCAATATGTTAGACGGTGCCGAACTCGATCGAATTGTAGCCAAACACCAACCCGATTTCATTGTTCCCGAAATTGAAGCCATTAGAACAGAACGTTTTTATGACTACGAAAAACAAGGCATAACCGTTGTTCCATCTGCGAAAGCAGCAAATTTTACTATGAATCGAAAAGCCATTCGTGATTTGGCTGCGAATGATTTAGGCTTACGAACAGCAAATTATCGTTACGCCACTTCAGCAGAAGAATTAGAAAAAGCGGTTTCAGAAGTCGGCATTCCGTGTGTGGTTAAGCCATTAATGAGTTCATCCGGAAAAGGTCAATCGACTATCAAATCAAACGAAGATATTGCCAAAGCTTGGAATTATGCCGTGGAAGGTTCTCGTGGTGATGTAGTAGAAGTAATCGTGGAAGCGTTTGTCAATTTTAATTCCGAAATCACCTTATTAACCGTAACGCAAAACAATAATTTACCCACTTTATTTTGTGCACCAATTGGTCACCGACAAGAACGAGGCGATTATCAAGAAAGTTGGCAACCGGCAAACGTTTCTGAAAAAGACATTTTGGAAGCTCAAGAAATGGCTCGCAAGGTGACTGAAGCATTAGGTGGAGCCGGGTTATTTGGAGTCGAATTTTTCTTGACAAATGAAGGCGTTTATTTTTCAGAACTATCGCCCAGACCACACGATACCGGAATGGTTACCTTAGCCGGAACGCAAAATTTTAATGAGTTTGAATTGCATTTACGAGCAATTTTGAGTTTACCAATTGCGGAAATTACGTTAGAAAAAGCAGGAGCAAGTGCGGTTATTTTAGCTACTGAAAATTCAAATCATCCTACTTATTCCGGAATTGAAAAAATTGCCGCTTTACCAAAAACAGATTTCAGAATTTTTGGGAAACCTACTTCACGACCTTATCGCAGAATGGGTGTTGCTTTGGTAAATGATTCGTTAGAAACTCAGATGGAAGATATTGTAGAAAATGCAAAAACAGCCGCTAAAATGGTTTCTGTTCATTCATAA
- a CDS encoding sugar O-acetyltransferase, with translation MKTEKDKMLAGEIYFANDKILVAERLRAKKLLHKLNVTEYVMNGNARNILHQLMPNAHKRLYVEPPFHCDYGYNIHAGENVYFNVNCVVLDTMKITIGNNVFFGPNVHVYTATHPLNPIERRTVEFSKPVSIGNDCWIGGNTVICPGVTIGNGCTIGAGSVVTKDIPDNSLAVGNPAKVIRKLSF, from the coding sequence ATGAAAACCGAAAAAGATAAAATGTTAGCCGGCGAAATTTATTTTGCAAATGATAAAATTTTAGTTGCAGAACGATTACGTGCCAAAAAGTTATTACATAAATTAAATGTGACCGAATATGTAATGAATGGAAATGCAAGAAATATTCTTCATCAACTGATGCCAAACGCTCATAAAAGACTGTATGTTGAACCACCATTTCACTGTGATTATGGTTATAATATTCATGCAGGAGAAAATGTGTATTTCAATGTCAATTGTGTCGTTTTAGACACGATGAAAATAACGATTGGTAACAATGTTTTCTTTGGTCCAAACGTTCATGTTTACACAGCAACACATCCTCTAAATCCAATTGAACGACGAACGGTTGAGTTTTCAAAACCAGTTTCAATTGGCAATGATTGTTGGATAGGCGGAAATACAGTGATTTGTCCGGGTGTTACAATCGGGAATGGTTGTACAATCGGTGCCGGTTCGGTTGTTACAAAAGATATTCCCGATAATTCATTAGCCGTTGGAAATCCTGCAAAAGTGATAAGAAAGTTAAGCTTTTGA
- a CDS encoding Crp/Fnr family transcriptional regulator, giving the protein MKSILQNISKHISLTIDEEQLFLSKIEVQHFKAKTILHNAGEICKHSYFVNSGLLRSFNINDNIVEHVLHFACEGWWIGDMYSLLSQKPGNLFIEVLEDSEVVLLSKENQEQLYFEIPKLERFFRILTENSLVAHQERLMDNLSLPAEDRFEKFCKKYPTLIQKVPQKQIASYIGVTPEFFSKMKSRMLRK; this is encoded by the coding sequence ATGAAATCCATTCTTCAAAACATTTCTAAACACATTTCCTTAACTATAGACGAGGAACAACTGTTTTTATCAAAAATCGAAGTTCAACACTTCAAAGCAAAAACCATTTTGCACAATGCCGGAGAAATTTGCAAACATTCTTATTTTGTCAATTCGGGATTGCTGAGAAGTTTCAATATTAATGACAATATTGTGGAGCACGTGCTACATTTTGCCTGCGAAGGTTGGTGGATTGGCGATATGTACAGCTTACTTTCTCAAAAACCGGGCAATTTATTTATTGAAGTTTTAGAAGATTCGGAAGTGGTTTTGTTATCCAAAGAAAACCAAGAACAATTGTATTTTGAAATTCCGAAACTCGAACGCTTTTTCAGAATTTTAACCGAAAACTCCTTGGTTGCTCATCAAGAACGCTTGATGGATAATTTAAGTTTGCCTGCTGAAGATCGTTTTGAAAAATTCTGCAAAAAATACCCCACACTCATTCAAAAAGTACCTCAAAAACAGATTGCTTCTTATATAGGTGTAACTCCTGAGTTTTTTAGTAAGATGAAAAGTCGGATGTTGAGGAAGTAG
- a CDS encoding transposase produces the protein MKANLRKIKKYRFYSTEFKQEIVSLYESGIYSVYQLEKLYGICNKSIYQWIYKFSTFNKKGIRVVEMKESNTQKLKELEQKIKSLEQIVGQKQIQIEYLEKMIDIAKDELNIDIKKNSSTLQSNGLERTKKK, from the coding sequence ATGAAAGCAAATTTGAGAAAAATTAAGAAGTATCGATTTTATTCTACCGAGTTTAAACAGGAAATAGTTTCGTTATATGAAAGCGGAATTTACAGTGTTTATCAATTAGAAAAATTATATGGTATCTGTAATAAATCTATTTATCAATGGATTTATAAATTTTCTACCTTTAACAAAAAAGGAATACGGGTTGTTGAGATGAAAGAAAGTAACACTCAAAAGCTAAAAGAGCTAGAGCAGAAAATTAAAAGTTTGGAGCAAATAGTTGGTCAGAAGCAAATTCAGATTGAGTATTTGGAAAAGATGATTGATATTGCCAAAGATGAGCTAAATATTGACATTAAAAAAAACTCAAGCACCCTACAATCCAATGGTTTAGAGAGAACAAAGAAAAAGTAA
- a CDS encoding IS3 family transposase translates to MYKVVTISKQAVNKYCKEQKLFTEKVEKLVIEAQELRKEHPGCGVEKMYYVLRPEFLGRDRFIDIMMDLGFRVQYKKNYKRTTYSIANQYPNLIKGYLVNKPSTIWQSDITYIALGERFYYAVFIVDVYTKLIVGHRISNHMRGTANLEALEIALKEYDAPKIHHSDRGSQYLYHEYINLLKSRGSRVSMAISAQDNAYAERINRTIKEEYLDYWKPKTFEELQRNISKAVWHYNEKRIHKNLNKMTPREFYENCFKKNYKNPIIEIYDNGSG, encoded by the coding sequence CTGTACAAGGTTGTTACTATATCTAAACAAGCTGTGAATAAATATTGTAAAGAACAAAAATTATTCACCGAAAAAGTAGAGAAATTAGTAATCGAAGCTCAAGAATTAAGGAAAGAGCATCCGGGTTGTGGGGTTGAAAAAATGTATTACGTACTTCGACCAGAGTTTTTAGGAAGAGATAGGTTTATAGATATTATGATGGATTTAGGATTTAGAGTTCAGTATAAAAAGAATTACAAACGGACAACTTATTCCATTGCAAATCAATATCCAAATTTAATAAAAGGATATTTGGTTAATAAACCGTCAACAATATGGCAATCAGATATTACCTATATCGCTTTGGGGGAAAGATTTTATTATGCTGTTTTTATTGTTGATGTATATACAAAGTTGATTGTTGGTCACAGAATATCTAACCATATGAGAGGAACAGCAAACCTTGAAGCGTTAGAAATAGCTTTGAAAGAGTATGATGCTCCAAAAATTCATCACTCCGATAGGGGAAGTCAATATTTATATCATGAGTATATAAATCTATTAAAGTCAAGGGGTTCAAGAGTCAGTATGGCAATTTCTGCTCAAGATAATGCTTATGCTGAAAGGATAAACAGAACAATTAAAGAAGAATATTTGGATTATTGGAAGCCAAAAACATTTGAGGAATTACAAAGAAATATAAGCAAAGCAGTTTGGCATTATAATGAAAAGAGGATTCATAAAAATTTAAACAAAATGACACCGAGAGAGTTTTATGAAAATTGTTTCAAAAAGAATTATAAAAATCCAATTATTGAAATCTATGACAATGGTTCGGGATAA
- a CDS encoding pirin family protein produces the protein MKNTILHKANERGHADHGWLNAYHSFSFANWYNPDKVQFGVLRVLNDDTVAGGMGFGAHPHDNMEIITIPLEGDLAHKDSMGNTETIKFGDVQVMSAGTGIRHSEFNPNADKRTKLLQIWLFPNKQNVEPRYQQITLDVNDRQNKLQQILSPNPEDAGVWIHQDAWFHLGKFEKGLTENYTIKREGNGVYAFVISGSVTINGQTLETRDALGVWDTEKLEITSTSDAEILLMDVPME, from the coding sequence ATGAAAAATACAATTTTACACAAAGCCAATGAAAGAGGTCATGCCGATCATGGATGGTTGAATGCTTACCACAGTTTTAGTTTTGCCAATTGGTATAATCCGGATAAAGTTCAATTTGGTGTTTTGAGAGTGTTGAATGATGATACTGTTGCCGGTGGAATGGGATTTGGAGCTCATCCACACGATAATATGGAGATTATAACAATTCCTTTGGAAGGCGATTTGGCTCACAAAGACAGTATGGGAAACACTGAAACCATTAAGTTTGGCGATGTTCAAGTGATGAGTGCAGGAACCGGAATCAGACACAGTGAGTTTAATCCGAATGCGGATAAAAGAACAAAATTGTTGCAAATTTGGTTGTTTCCAAATAAGCAAAATGTGGAACCTCGTTACCAACAAATTACGTTGGACGTAAACGACCGACAAAACAAATTACAACAAATTTTATCGCCAAATCCGGAAGATGCCGGTGTGTGGATTCACCAAGATGCTTGGTTTCATTTAGGTAAATTTGAAAAAGGATTGACTGAAAATTACACTATAAAAAGAGAGGGAAATGGTGTTTATGCATTTGTGATTTCGGGAAGTGTAACAATTAACGGTCAGACTTTAGAAACCCGCGATGCGTTAGGTGTCTGGGATACTGAAAAGTTAGAAATTACTTCTACTTCGGATGCAGAAATTTTGTTGATGGATGTTCCGATGGAGTAA